The DNA region CTGCGCCGCAAGGCGGCCGATCCGCCGGCAGGTGTACGTACGGATCTCGACGTGCTCAACGGGCTCGCGGCACGGCTGGGCTGGGAGCGGAGTTTCCCCACCGACGCGGAAGAGGTCTTCGACGAGCTGGGCCGCGCCTCGGCGGGCGGCCCCGCCGACTACTCGGGCATCACCTACGCGCGCATCGCGGCGGAAGACGGTGTGTTCTGGCCCTGCCCGGAAGGGGGTGCGGAGCTGGCGGAGACGGCGGGGGGCGCGGAGACCGGGGCGCACGCGGCCGGAACTCCCCGGCTCTTCCTCGACCGCTTCGCCACGCCGGACGGCAGGGCACGCTTCGTCGCGGTGACGCACCGTCCCAACGCCGAGGAGCCGGATGCCGATTACCCGTTGCGGCTGACGACCGGCCGTGTGCAGGCCCAGTACCAGTCGGGCGCACAGACACGCCGCGTCGACGCCCTCAACAGGGCCGCCCCCGGCCCCTTCGTCGAGCTGCACCCCCGCTTGGCCCTGCGGCTGGGCGCCGAAAGCGGCGACAGGCTCGCGATCGTCTCAAGGCGGGGACGTGCGGTGGCACCGGCACGCATCACGCGAGGCATCCGTCCGGACACCGTCTTCATGCCGTTCCACTGGTACGGCGAGGGCCGCGCGAACACGCTCACCAACCCCGCGCTCGACCCGACGTCACGGATGCCGGAGTTCAAGACATGCGCGGTACGCATCGAACTGGCCGCGCCCGTATCGCAGGAACGCGACCGCAAGCGCTGAGTAATGCGACCGGCCTGGGCGATGACTCGTCGGAACAGTCACGCGGAGGCAGTGCTCACGGAGTGCACATGGAATTCCTACCGGCCCACCGGCAGTGCGCGTGGGCGGATGTGTCTCTCGAACTCGTCGCCTGAATACTCCCGTTCCCGTCGTGAGCACGGCAACCACGCTTGCTTGAGCAACATGGTGTAAGGCGAAATCAGCCCGGCAGGGTCAGAAGCTTTTCGCGGTGTCTGCGACTTCCTTGAGGATTTTCCGCTCAGAGCCGGTGGGGAGCATCACCACGACGCGATCGACGCCGGCCGCCTCGTAGTCGTCGAGTCGATCGAGGTGGGCGAGGAACACATTGATCTCCATGCGCCCACGGCCGAGTGCGGCGGCGCGCTCCTGCAACTCGGAGACCCGCGCCCCGAAGTAGCCCATGTCGTCATGGTGGCCGGGCATCCATCCGTCGCCGAAGGCCAGCACCCGGTCCAGCACAGTGGGGCCGTCCCCTCCGACGAACACCTTCGGCCTCGGCTTCTGAAGCGGTTTCGGCCAGGAGTGGATGGGGTCGAACCGCACGAACTCGCCGTGGTACTCCGCCTCGTCGTTCGTCCAGATCTGCTGCATCGCCGCCATCCGCTCCGCTATCAGCCTCATCCGGGTACGGGGATCGGTGCCGTGGTTGCGTATCTCCTCGCGGTTCCACCCCGAGCCGGCACCGACCCCGAGCAGCAGCCGCCCCTGTGACAACTGGTCGAGTGTGGCGATCTCCTTTGCCAGCAGGATGGGATCGCGTTGCACGACAAGGCAGATCCCGGTGCCGAGTCGCAGGGTCGAGGTGACCGCGGCCATCGAGGCCAGAGTCAGGAGCTGGTCGCGGTTGCGGTAGTAGTCGCGGGGCATGTCGTTCGTCGATTGCACGAACTCTTCGCGCTGCCCCAGTTTGACGTTCTCGTCCCCGGTGGCGTAGGTGACCCGGCGGGCCACCGGCACGTGGCTGTGGTCGGGCAGGAAGACCGACTCGATGCCGAGCCCCTCGGCCTCGCGGGCGATCTCCAGTGGGTCGAGACCCTCATCCGAGTTCATGGAGAACACACCGAACTTCATTGTCCCTACCTCTCGTTGCGGACGTCGAGTCCGGCCCCGGGCCCGGGGTGGTTGCCCGGACCGGATGCTCACCGCTCAGGACACGGATCAACCACCCCGGGCCCGGGGGCGGTTGCTGTGCGACGGCCTCCCCGGGCCCGGCCAGGCCCTCGGCTATGTGGTGGGGTCGAGCTGGCCGACCTGGTAGTCGCCGGCCGGCTGCTGTGAGATGACGTTGATTCGGTTGACGGCGTTCATGAAGGCGATCAGGGACACCAGGGCTGCGAGTTGCTCCTCGTCGTAGTGCTTGGCTGCGTTTGCCCAGACCTCATCGGTGACACCACCGGCCGCGTCGGCGATGCGCGTTCCCTCTTCGGCAAGCTCCAGGGCGGCCCGTTCTGCGTCGGTGAACACCATGGCCTCCCGCCAGGCCCCGACCAGGTGGAGGCGCAACTCGGACTCTCCCGCGTGCGCGGCCTCCTTGGTGTGCATGTCGATACAGGTGCCGCAGCCGTTGATCTGACTGGTACGGAGGGACACCAGCTCCCGCGTCGTGACCGGCAGCGGCGAGTCCGCGAAGAACACCTTGCTTGCCGCGAAGACGTACTTCAGGAACTTGGCCGAGAACGGGTTCTCGAAGAGGTTGTAACGAGCAGCAGTCATGGATGAACTCCTTTGTTCTGTCGTTGTCGGCGATTACGTCCCGATGACCGGTGCGACTGCGACGCGTCAGGAAAACGCGGGCTCCTCACACCTGCCGCGTGAGCGATCAGCCACGGAACGAATGACTTCCGCTTCCGCCCCTTTGTGCTTGGTGCAGATCCGCAGCCGGTTTTCGGTCGTTCGGCTTGAGCAGAGGGGCGGTTGACCAATTGGCCGTGCCGTGCCGGACTCGGCAAGTGCGGTCGTCACTCCTGATGACTCGCCGGCCGGCCGGTCATCATGCGACCTTCTCGGCGCTCACGACGGCCTGCACGGGGATGACGTCCGGTGGCAGATCCGCGGGGTCCTGGGTGATCGTCTCGGTGACCGCGAACCCGCATTCTTCGAGCCAGCGCCGGTAAGTCGACACTTTCTGCGGCCCACCCTGCCCGGTGGCGCAGCCGAGGAAGAATGTCGGGTAGTAGTCGACGGTGTACGAGTCCTTGAGGTTCTCGGTGTACACGGGCACGAGGATGTGCACCTGTCCGCCGACGTTCAGTGCCTTGTTGACGCCGTGGAGGATCGTGAACACCTCGTCCCTGTCGAACATGTTCAGGAAGTGCTTGATCAGTACGACGTCGAATCCCCGGGGGATCTCCGTGAAGGCGTCACCGCCGATGAACGAGCAGTGCTCGGCGACACCGTGCGTCCGGAAGTTCTCCAGGCACTCCGCCTGTTTCTCGGGAAGGTCGAAGGTGGTCACCCGAAGTCCGGGCGACGCCTTCCGCTTGTACGTGTTGATCGCGCCGAGTCCGGTGTTGCCGGCGAGGTCGAGCACCTGCGCTCCGGACGGGATGTCGATGTTGTCGAAGAACCACGGATCGATTCGGGCGGTGACGACGTCCATCAATGTCGACCAGGCCTCGCGCAAATCCCGGTGCTCACCGACGGCGCCGTACAGGTCCCCGTCGAATCCGTAGAACTCCTTGAGGCCGACGACCGTGCCGGTCCGCACACTCTCGGTCAGGTAGAAGAGCTGCCGAAGTGTGGTGACCTTGATCAATTTCATGAACGCGAGCACGCGCTGGATGTCGGCTTCGGCGACGCCGCCGAGCGCGGCGAGGGTGTAGCCGCCGGTCGCTTCGTCGTGGGCGACGAAGTCCTCCTTGACCAGCAGATGCAGGAGTTGTTCGACCGCGTCCGGTTTGGCACCGGCCGCTTCACCGAGCTGCGCCGCGGTCATTCCGGGGGTTTCCCGTAGCGCGTCGATGATGCCCAGCTCGAAACAGGACAACAGGTTCATGAAGCGCGAGGGCCCCACCATGTATTCACGAAGTCGCGCGAGTGTGGCTTCCGGTGTCATGCACTAAACCCCTTAGAGTCGGTTGTCCCCGTCACCGCGGCGCAGCAGCTCGAACCGATCTACCCGGCAACGTCCGTGACCTTCTCCGCGGCCACGATCGCGTGTACGGGAATGGCGTCGGCAGGTATGTCGGCGGGGTCCTCGACTATCACGTTCGTGACCTCGAACCCGCACTCCTCGAGCCAGCTTCGGTAGGTCGACAACTTCTGTCCTCCGCCCTGTCCCATGGCACATCCGATGAAAAAGGTCGGGTAGAACTCCACGCTGCTGCGGGTGTCCGTGTCGTCATCGTTCTCGGGATACAGCGGAATCAGGATGTTGACCTGTCCGCCGACGTCCAGCGCCTTGTTCACGCCTCGGAAGATCTTGAACACGTCGGCTTTGTCCCACATGGCCAGGAAGTGCTTGATCAGTACGACGTCGAATCCCCGGGGGATCTCCGTGAAGACGTCACCGCCGATGAACGAGCAGTGCTCGGCCACACCGTGCGCGCGGAAGTTCTCCAGGGCTTCCTCTTCCCTCGCGGGAAGGTCGAAGGTGGTCACCCGAAGTCCGGGCGACGCCTTCTGCTTGTACGTGTGGACGGCGCCGAGTCCGGTGTTGCCGGCGAGGTCGAGCACCTGCGCTCCGGACGGGATGTCGATGTTCTCGAAGAACCAGGGATCAACGCGGACGGTCTCCATGTCCATCGCCGGTGCCCAGGCCTCGCGCAGGTCCTTGTGTTCGGCCAGGGCGGCGAACAGCGTGCCGTCGAATCCGTAGAACTCCTTGAGGCCGACGACCGTGCCGGTCCGAACGGTCTCGGTCAGGTAGAAGAGCTGCCGAAGCGTGGTGACCTTGATCAGGTCGAACATGGCGAGCACGCGCTGGAGGTCGGCTTCGGCGACGCCGCCGAGCGCGGCGAGGGTGTAGCCGCCGGTCGCTTCGTCGTGGGCGACGAAGTCCTCCTTGACCAGCAGATGCAGGAGTTGTTCGACCGCGTCCGGTTTGGCACCGGCCGCTTCACCGAGCTGCGCCGCGGTCATTCCGGGGGTTTCCCGTAGCGCGTCGATGATGCCCAGCTCGAAACAGGACAACAGGTTCATGAAGCGCGAGGGCCCCACCATGTATTCACGAAGTCGCGCGAGCGTAGCTTCCGGTGTCATCGCACCGATCCTCTCGATTGGCGATCTGATCTTCATTGCTCTGCCGGCACGCCGAGTTCACGACCTCGCCGGCCGGCGTTGTCAACTTGAGCCCATGGCTTGGAGATCCGGCGTCCTTGCGACCCCGGGAGACTTAACGTCGAGACCGAGGCGCGTGCCGACAAGGAATCGCCAGAGCGAATTTCGGTTCGGGAGTTCCCTACTTGGCCAACCGGTCGAAGGTGGCCGTGACATCTCTCGGATGGTAGTAGGTGCGCCCGGTGTGGGTGTAGCGGCGCCATCGGTACTTGTGGGCGTAGCGATAGATGCTGCCCTTGGGAATGTGCCAGACAGTGGCAATGTCATCGGCCGTCAGACCGGCCGTCAAGGTCTCACGGTTCAAGCCCGCTCTCCTTTCCTGACGCGTATCCGACGGGCAAGCCTTGCCCACCATGTCACCGGCCACGAATGGCAAGAGGAAAGGGTGCAGATGATCTCAGAGGGAGAGAGATCATCGTGAGCGCGTATGTGAGCGAAGAGCTCACCTTCGCAGCCGCTTTCGGGACAGTCGCCGACCGGTACCCGCCGGACGCTCTTCGGATAGGCGAGGTCCCGTGCGTTGCGCGTGAGGTCCCGGATCTCCTCCGCCAGGTCGCCTGCTGCGGGGTGGCGGGTCAGCCACTGGACGTGCCGGTCCAGAAATCGCGCGAGCTTGGGAATTTCCCGGGTCGGGGGCTGTAGTCGTCGCTCGTCGGAAACGAGGCCCAGGCCCAGGATGCCAGGACTGTACGGATGGACGACCGCACCTCGGCGGCTGCGGGGTTCATCGAGTCGCTGGCGGCGCTTTTCTTGTGGGATTTCTTTATGACGCGCACTGCGTCCGGGCCGGCGCCCGTGTTGCAATCTGCGTACAGAGCAGGCAGGTTCCGCAGTTCGTGCGTCAAACGGTCATGGCACGGCAGGCATAAGAACGTGCCGTCACAAGGCCTACCCGGACCGTCCCTCCCGCTCCGACAGGATCGGGTACGGCAAAACTCTCCTCCCATTCCATTCCCCTTTCCCGTGCTTCCCCGGTCTGTCCAGCGAGGATTTGCGCCGTGGCCTTCATGCTTCACGAGACGCAGACGGGATTGTGATCTGGCCCTTACAAAACGGCATGATGTGAGCGGGTGAAGGGAGACGTCAAGGGGCCTGCCGAAGCGCCACGGAGGCACGCGCGGCGCCGCGGGAGGCCGTTTTCGCAGGCTCGCCGGTCATCGACCTGAAAGGCCGTCACATCGTCCCAACGTCTTGTCGGCGACTTCTTCACTGCCGGGTTTCCACTCGTTCATCGGACTCGTTCGCGAGGGCGTGCGGGGTCTTGGCCCACTGCGAACACGCCCCGAGAGGCCGGCCCCCGGGCCGAGCTGCCGCCGGCTCCTCCCCGTCGCCACCAGCGTCCCGCACCCGTCCATCGCGGCAGCCGCGTCCGGAGGCCGCCCCTGCGCTGACCCCGCGAGTCAACTTCGTTTGCAGGGAACGTACTTGGAGCCCCGTGCGGCACTTCATCGACCTTGACAGCCGGTCGACGAAGAACCTATACATAAGATCGCAGCCTTGAGTACGCCCTGGAGCCGCCCGCTCGGTTCTCGCTCCAGACCGCGACGCGCTCTGTGAGGCGCCGGCATGACGTGCCGGGGCGCCTCGTCGATCTGCTTCCTCGCTCCGATCCCTTCGCACCACCCCCTCGCCCCACGGGCGGCCTACAGCCACGGGTTCCCACGGGGCGTTCGCCGGTGAGCGGGCCTGGCATGGACGTCCGCGGGTGACAGGGCCGGGCGCGCCGCCGACCGGTTCGCCCGTTTCGGACGCCGACTCCGTCACGCCGAGGCTGTGTCTCTCTCCGCCCCGCCGCACCCGCATCGGTGTCAGGGCTCCCACTGGCTGTGCCCGCGCGGCGGTGCGCAGTGAACCGGCCGGGGAAGCAGACCAGTTGATCGCAAGTCCCCGCGAGGGGGCGGTAAGCCCGGCGGCCGGCCGCAGGTCTCTCCAGGTCGATGTGCCCACGGAGGTACGCGCGATTTCAGTACATGCCGCACGGCGAGCAGCCGCGACGGTCGGAGCCTGCTCGCCGTCCCGGCAGCCGGCACCTCGATCGGGCACCACGCCGGCGCCGGTCGATGGCACATGGTGAACGACGGGCTCGGGCTTCCTCCCGGCCCCGATTCCCAGACGGACCCGGAAGAAAGCGGAATTCCAGACATGCCTATTCTGTGCAAGCCGTCGGTGAGTGTTCCGGAACACGTCATCACTGTTGAGGAGACTTTGGAGTTCGCCGAGAAAGTACATGCCGGAAAGCCTCAACTCCCGCTGGCGCTCCGCCTGATCAAGAACACGGGAGTGCGGAAGCGGCACATCGTGCAGCCCATCGAGAAGACGCTCCTCCACCCGGGGCTGGAGGAACGCAACCGCGTCTACGAG from Streptomyces marispadix includes:
- a CDS encoding LLM class F420-dependent oxidoreductase, encoding MKFGVFSMNSDEGLDPLEIAREAEGLGIESVFLPDHSHVPVARRVTYATGDENVKLGQREEFVQSTNDMPRDYYRNRDQLLTLASMAAVTSTLRLGTGICLVVQRDPILLAKEIATLDQLSQGRLLLGVGAGSGWNREEIRNHGTDPRTRMRLIAERMAAMQQIWTNDEAEYHGEFVRFDPIHSWPKPLQKPRPKVFVGGDGPTVLDRVLAFGDGWMPGHHDDMGYFGARVSELQERAAALGRGRMEINVFLAHLDRLDDYEAAGVDRVVVMLPTGSERKILKEVADTAKSF
- a CDS encoding carboxymuconolactone decarboxylase family protein — encoded protein: MTAARYNLFENPFSAKFLKYVFAASKVFFADSPLPVTTRELVSLRTSQINGCGTCIDMHTKEAAHAGESELRLHLVGAWREAMVFTDAERAALELAEEGTRIADAAGGVTDEVWANAAKHYDEEQLAALVSLIAFMNAVNRINVISQQPAGDYQVGQLDPTT
- a CDS encoding methyltransferase, with translation MTPEATLARLREYMVGPSRFMNLLSCFELGIIDALRETPGMTAAQLGEAAGAKPDAVEQLLHLLVKEDFVAHDEATGGYTLAALGGVAEADIQRVLAFMKLIKVTTLRQLFYLTESVRTGTVVGLKEFYGFDGDLYGAVGEHRDLREAWSTLMDVVTARIDPWFFDNIDIPSGAQVLDLAGNTGLGAINTYKRKASPGLRVTTFDLPEKQAECLENFRTHGVAEHCSFIGGDAFTEIPRGFDVVLIKHFLNMFDRDEVFTILHGVNKALNVGGQVHILVPVYTENLKDSYTVDYYPTFFLGCATGQGGPQKVSTYRRWLEECGFAVTETITQDPADLPPDVIPVQAVVSAEKVA
- a CDS encoding methyltransferase is translated as MTPEATLARLREYMVGPSRFMNLLSCFELGIIDALRETPGMTAAQLGEAAGAKPDAVEQLLHLLVKEDFVAHDEATGGYTLAALGGVAEADLQRVLAMFDLIKVTTLRQLFYLTETVRTGTVVGLKEFYGFDGTLFAALAEHKDLREAWAPAMDMETVRVDPWFFENIDIPSGAQVLDLAGNTGLGAVHTYKQKASPGLRVTTFDLPAREEEALENFRAHGVAEHCSFIGGDVFTEIPRGFDVVLIKHFLAMWDKADVFKIFRGVNKALDVGGQVNILIPLYPENDDDTDTRSSVEFYPTFFIGCAMGQGGGQKLSTYRSWLEECGFEVTNVIVEDPADIPADAIPVHAIVAAEKVTDVAG